The Planctomycetia bacterium genomic interval ATGCTCGCGACGGTGGCCGCGATCGTCGGACCGGCGGCCGACGCCGAGGACAAGGCGGCGAATACCGGGGGAGAAACTCGCGGGTCGGCCGCCGCCGGCGCGCAAGAACCGGCCGACCCGCTGCTCAGCATCCGCAGCCTCACGCCGGGAGAAGCCGCACGGATCGTTCGTGACAAGGAGAAGGAGCCTAGCCTCCGGGAATGGTACGACTTCGCAAAGATGCGACGCTTCCTCTCGGAGATGGGATACACCGATCGCCAGATTAGCGCAACGATGCGGGAGATGAAAAAAAGTGTTGGGGAACGTTTTGTGACGGGTGAAAGCGTCAGCCCATCCCTTCAAATCGTGCTCAACCGATTTCGGGAATGCCTTTTCCTTCCCAGCCTCAGTACCCTAGACGCCGAAACCGCCAAGGCGTTGGCGAGCGGGGAAACGGAGGCAGGGAGGGGGACAGCTTTCATCCTCGACCTCCCGGGTTTAAGCACCCTCGACGCCGCCACAGCCGCTGCGCTGGTGGAAAGGAGGGTCGAAAACTTCATATTGAGCCTCTCCGGCCTCCGAACCCTCGATGCCAACACTGCCTCGGCGCTTGTGGGAAGGGCGGAAAATGACTGGGTGCTCAATCTCTCCGGCCTTCAAACCCTTGATGCCGACACCGCCTCGGCGCTCGCACAAGGGCGCGCGGAATGGCTTGTCCTTCGTGGTCTTGCCACGCTCTCCCCCGAGACCGCGAAGGCACTGACGAGCGGACGGGACCAGGCCCTCTTTCTCGCCGGGAGCGTTCTTAACAACACCACCGCCGAGGCGCTGGCGGACGTGGGCAAGCTGGGCTTTTACGGCCTGACCGCTCTCGACAAAGCCGCCGCCAAGGTGCTGGCAAACGGAAAGGTTGTTTCGATATTTTTGCCGGACCTGCGCGATCTTGATGCCGACACCGCCGCGGCGCTGGCGAGCGGGAATATGCGCGTCCTCGCTCTTCCCGGCTTGAGGACCCTCGACGCCGCGACCGCGAAGGCGTTGGCAAGTGGGAAGATAGAGAGCCTGGAACTCGCCGGGTTGAACTCCCTCGACGCCGCCACCGCCACGGCGTTGGCAAATGGGAGCCTGACCTACCTCACGCTCTCAGGGGTGAGCACGCTGGACGGCGAAACCGCCGCAGCGTTGGCAAACGCGAAGGCCAAGAATATCGACCTCTCCGGGTTGACCACCCTCGATGCGGCCGCCGCCACGGCGCTGGCGAGAGGGAATATGAATGACCTGGTGCTTCCCGGCTTGAGAACGCTCGACGCCGCCACCGCCAAGTTGCTGGCAAGCGGGAAGATCAACAGCCTTGAACTTGCCGGGTTGAGCACCCTTGACGCCGCCGCCGCCACGGCGCTGGTGAATGGGAGCATCAGCAACCTGATTCTCGCCGGCTTGACCACTCTGGACACTGAAACCGCCGCAGCGCTGGCGAATGGGAAAATCGAGAATATCAACCTCTCCGGACTCAGCGCCCTCGACGCGACCGCCATCGAGGAACTGGCGAAATGCACAGGACGAGTCCACACGTCCAGCCCGGAGAGCAACTCCGCGATCAAAGCCGCCCGGTGGCGGCTTGCCGCCCGGAAAACCCCCGCCAAGTTGCCTTCCGACACAAACACCATCGAGAGCCTCACGCCTGAGCAGGCGCGAGTGTTGGTGCAGAATGCGTTGCTGGAAGAACTCGTTCGCCGAAATCCCGATGAACGAGAAAGGGCCCGTATTTTCAACCACAAGGAGACGATGGATCTTTACGAGTCATGGTCAATCCTGCGGCTCAACGGCCTGACCACTCTCGACGCTGAAACCGCCAAGGTTCTCGCCGCCTTCAAGGGGATTCTGGACCTCGATGGCCTGCCCGCTATCGATCCCGAAGCCGCTCGGCTCCTCGCCGGAGGTAATTGCAAATGGCTACGCCTTCATGGGCTCAAGACGCTGAGTCCCGAGACGGCTCGGGAACTCGTGAAATCACGACTTGAGAACAATGCGATTTCCTTGCCCCAACTCGACACTCTCGATGTTGCAACTGCAAAGGTTATCGCGACGTACGAGGGTCAAGAACTGATCCTGAGGGGCTTGGTCGCTATTGATGTCGATGTAGCGAAGGCACTGGCGGAGTACCGGGGCCGCCTGCACCTCGGTCTTACGACGCTCGACGCCGAGACCGTTGAGGGGCTCGCGCGGGCGGGGTACAGGGAAAAATTGTCGCTCGATGGCCTGGCCACGCTCGACGCCGATACGGCCAAGGCACTGGCACAGTACAAGGGCTCTCTGGTACTCCGCGGCCTGACCACTCTGGATGCCCCCGAATCCGTGGCCATCGCCAAGGCCCTGGCCACGCGAAAGGGCCCGCTGGCGCTCCCCAACCTCAAAAAGATCTCCCCCAAGACCCTCTCGGCGCTCATCGAGAAGGAAGACATCGACATCCCCCTGATCGAGACGCTGGAACTGATCCCCGAGCCCGACGGCAGCCCGACCGAGGATTTCGTGATCCCCGAGCGGTTCCAGAAGCGGTAGGCTTTGGTTCCCGCCTTGGGCTCCCGGACCTTTCTTCAATCTCTTGCCAGCCAACACCCGGCGGTGTAGTGTTCATCACTACCGAATAGCAGGGGTCGTGTGGTCATGAAAACAATTTCGGCGGCCGACGCGAACCGACATTTTTCCCGCGTTCTCCGCGAGGTTTCCCAGGGAGAGCACGTCACCGTGGTCTCGCGCGGCAGGCCCGTTGCGATCATCGCACCCGTTCGGGGCAGCGGACGAGAGCGGCAGTCGGCGAAACGAACGCTGCTCAAGCGTTTGCGAAGACAACCCGTGGTTGGCGTTCGCCGCTGGACCCGCGACGAGCTCTACGAGAACTGATCATGCGGGTCGCCCTCGACACCAACGTGCTCGCCTATGCCGAGGGTGTCGGGGATGCGAAACGGTGTGGCGTTGCCGTCGGCCTCGTTGAACGCCTGCCGGAGTCCGCGGTTCTGCTGCCGGCACAGGTGCTCGGCGAGCTGATGCTGGTCCTGACGCGAAAAGCGGGGCGGACACGCGAGGTTGCCCGCGACGCCGTGCTCGGCTGGGCCGACTCGTTCGACGTCATCGACTCGACATGGGCTTCGTTCCAGTCGGCGTTCGATCTCTCCGTGACCCACGAGTTTCGAATGTGGGACGCGCTCGTGATGGCGGTCGCCGCTGAAAATCGCTGCCGCATCGTGCTCAGCGAAGACCTGCAGCATGGTTTCACATGGCGCGGCGTGACGATCGTCAATCCGTTCCTACCGGATGAGTCGCCCCTGCTCGCGGCCATTCTCTCGCAGGATGCCTGATGCTCGAGCCCGGCCCGTGCTCGCTCAGCCGCGTAACCGATCGTAGAAGGCGAGGGGCGACAGGATCTCGATTCCCCGAAATCCGCCCAGAGCCGGAAGTTGCTGGTCTCCGGTGACGAGGCACGACACCGCACCGGCGGTTGCCGTGTCGAGCACCAGCCTCACGACACGGCCTTGAAGACATCTTCGTCGGTGACGAAACCCTGTGCCTCGGCGAGCGGCACCGTCATCTTCCGGATCGCGGCCATCTGCTCGCTGGCGATGAACCGGCGCAGGGACTCGCGAACCAGTTCGCTCGACGAGCGGTGCGTGCGGCGACTCAGGGCGTCGAGCTGCCGCTTCAAGTCGGGCGAAACCCTGACGGTGAGTGTCGGATCCATGTACGACATTGAGTTCCATGCAGGCCGCGGAGTGAAGGTGATGCAAGACGGCGCCCCGCCGGCTGCGGCTAAACAGTTAACCACTGGGCCTTGACAGCGACGGGATGGCGGTTAATATTTTCACCGTCCAAGATTGATCTCGCGGAACCCCCGCCCATGCCCCGCCCGGCCGAACCCAGCCTCAGTCGCCGCGAACGGCAGATTCTCGACGCCGTCTACGCCCTCGGGCGGGCCTCGGCGGTGCAGGTCATGGCGCAGCTTCACGATTCTCCGAGCAAGGCCGCCGTCCGCACGTTTCTCCGCATCCTCGAGGAGAAGGGGCACCTCGTGCACGAGGAAGAGGGGCGGACGTACGTCTACCGGGCCAGCCGTCCGCGGGAACGGGCCGGCTCGGGGGCGCTGCGGCGCGTGCTCGACGTGTTCTTCGGTGGCTCGCTCGAACAGGCGGTGGCCGCGCATCTCGGCGAATCGGGGAAC includes:
- a CDS encoding twitching motility protein PilT, yielding MRVALDTNVLAYAEGVGDAKRCGVAVGLVERLPESAVLLPAQVLGELMLVLTRKAGRTREVARDAVLGWADSFDVIDSTWASFQSAFDLSVTHEFRMWDALVMAVAAENRCRIVLSEDLQHGFTWRGVTIVNPFLPDESPLLAAILSQDA
- a CDS encoding antitoxin: MVMKTISAADANRHFSRVLREVSQGEHVTVVSRGRPVAIIAPVRGSGRERQSAKRTLLKRLRRQPVVGVRRWTRDELYEN